The Paenibacillus sophorae genome has a segment encoding these proteins:
- a CDS encoding metal-dependent hydrolase — protein sequence MKITYYGHSALLVESPEAKVIFDPFLSGNPGSGIAPEKIRVDAVLLTHGHSDHLGDAVEIAKNNDCPIFAVYELAEYCRIKGAKVKHMNIGGKLNFSGFTVKYTPAFHSSSIQEGDYWIYLGQPGGILLTLEGKTLFHAGDTALFGDMRLIGERNAIDVAALPIGDVLTMGPDDALLAASWLRAAKVIPVHYNTFPVIEQDGAEFCNRLKQEGITGFPLKAGESVEI from the coding sequence ATGAAAATTACTTACTACGGTCATTCCGCGCTGCTGGTTGAATCGCCTGAGGCTAAGGTTATCTTTGATCCGTTCTTATCGGGAAATCCGGGTTCGGGAATCGCTCCGGAGAAGATCCGGGTGGATGCGGTGCTGCTGACCCATGGGCACTCCGACCATCTCGGAGATGCTGTGGAGATTGCGAAGAACAACGACTGCCCGATATTCGCGGTCTATGAGCTTGCCGAGTACTGTCGGATTAAAGGGGCGAAGGTCAAGCACATGAACATAGGCGGCAAACTAAACTTTTCGGGGTTTACCGTTAAGTATACACCGGCCTTTCACTCTTCCTCCATACAGGAGGGCGATTACTGGATTTATCTAGGCCAGCCTGGGGGGATTCTGCTGACCCTTGAAGGCAAAACGCTGTTTCATGCCGGCGATACGGCGCTGTTCGGGGATATGAGGCTGATCGGGGAACGCAATGCTATTGATGTCGCCGCGCTTCCAATCGGGGATGTGCTGACGATGGGTCCGGACGATGCGCTGCTGGCGGCGAGCTGGCTGCGGGCGGCCAAGGTAATACCGGTGCATTATAATACTTTCCCGGTGATCGAACAGGACGGAGCGGAGTTCTGCAACCGGCTGAAGCAGGAGGGCATCACCGGATTCCCGCTCAAAGCCGGAGAGAGCGTGGAGATTTAG
- a CDS encoding cell wall hydrolase, giving the protein MSIFKQNRWMLPLLGVILVCFSAIILLLPELGLSGERDKLYVGRLQSPLLLSAPRAGDTKVNVSERTKPAAEPALKARAAIVRQSHPELSTVSQTLATAWKPVPASGWMSVKQWVLKDSSTPVSVIAKNKASAAAPIRHPQNAREARRKVAAGTARGQSKDKKTAVTQKHPPAILYFSRNKLLSREERDQTTRSYAVSEEEVLLLQKIVMAEAEGEPYKGKVAVANVVLNRLRSAQFPNTIKAVIYQKHQFSPVANGRLKRVKPNQDSIRAVSAALSGVKEVTDDTYYFLSLKLAQDLTVHHSQTFSEKIGNHSFYR; this is encoded by the coding sequence CTATATTCAAACAAAACCGCTGGATGCTGCCGCTACTCGGCGTAATTCTGGTGTGTTTCTCTGCGATAATTTTGCTGCTGCCAGAGCTCGGATTGAGCGGAGAGCGGGACAAGCTCTATGTGGGCCGTTTGCAGTCGCCGCTGCTTTTATCTGCGCCGCGGGCTGGCGATACCAAAGTGAACGTGAGTGAGAGGACCAAGCCGGCGGCGGAACCGGCCCTCAAGGCCAGAGCCGCCATAGTCCGGCAGAGCCATCCTGAGCTGTCCACCGTCTCCCAGACACTTGCGACCGCCTGGAAGCCTGTGCCCGCCTCCGGATGGATGAGCGTGAAACAATGGGTTCTGAAGGATAGTAGCACCCCGGTGTCCGTAATTGCTAAGAACAAGGCCTCCGCAGCCGCACCAATTCGGCATCCGCAGAACGCGCGTGAAGCGAGACGGAAGGTGGCGGCAGGGACAGCACGGGGCCAATCCAAGGACAAGAAGACTGCTGTAACCCAGAAACATCCCCCCGCAATACTTTACTTCTCACGGAATAAGCTATTAAGCCGGGAAGAGCGCGACCAAACAACCCGGAGCTACGCTGTATCCGAAGAAGAAGTGCTTCTGCTCCAGAAAATCGTAATGGCAGAGGCGGAAGGCGAACCGTACAAGGGCAAGGTGGCAGTTGCCAACGTTGTTCTAAACCGGCTGCGGTCAGCCCAATTTCCCAATACTATTAAAGCGGTCATATACCAGAAACATCAGTTTAGCCCGGTGGCCAACGGGCGGCTGAAACGGGTAAAGCCAAATCAGGACTCGATTAGGGCTGTTAGCGCCGCGCTCTCCGGGGTCAAGGAAGTCACGGACGACACCTATTATTTCCTTTCGCTTAAGCTTGCCCAGGATCTTACCGTGCACCATTCCCAGACTTTTTCCGAAAAAATTGGAAATCATAGCTTTTATCGATAG